The Nostoc sp. 'Lobaria pulmonaria (5183) cyanobiont' genome window below encodes:
- a CDS encoding NAD-dependent epimerase/dehydratase family protein encodes MKILVTGTEGYIGSLLAPLLIQEGHEVIGLDTGFYKVGWLYNGTKVTAKTLNKDIRHITIEDLQGVEAVVHMAELSNDPLGQLAPDITYDINHKGSVHLAKLAKASGIQRFVYTSSCSVYGFATEDYVSEESIINPQTAYAKCKALVEQDVKLLADDSFSPTFLRNATAYGASGRMRFDIVLNNLAGWAWTIKEIKMNSDGTPWRPLVHLLDICKAIICTLEAPRDVIHNQIFNVGDTNSNYQVKQIAQIVAEVFTDCKLSFGKHDPDNRSYRVLFHKINQNLPGFKCEWDAQRGAQQLYNVFQQIDMDRGIFESRGFTRLKQLEYLIRTQQINQDFFWQSV; translated from the coding sequence ATGAAAATACTTGTAACTGGAACTGAAGGTTATATTGGCTCGTTATTAGCTCCTCTGTTGATCCAAGAAGGTCATGAAGTTATTGGTTTAGATACTGGCTTTTATAAAGTAGGTTGGCTATATAATGGCACCAAGGTAACTGCCAAAACCCTCAACAAAGACATCCGCCACATTACAATAGAAGACCTGCAAGGTGTGGAAGCAGTAGTTCACATGGCAGAACTCTCCAACGACCCTTTAGGTCAGTTAGCCCCTGATATCACCTACGATATCAACCACAAAGGCTCAGTACATTTAGCAAAGCTGGCGAAAGCATCTGGAATCCAACGCTTTGTCTATACATCATCATGCAGTGTCTATGGTTTTGCCACTGAAGACTACGTTAGCGAAGAGTCTATCATCAATCCCCAAACAGCTTATGCCAAATGCAAAGCACTTGTCGAACAAGATGTGAAACTCCTTGCTGATGATAGCTTTTCTCCCACCTTTCTCCGAAATGCCACAGCCTATGGCGCCTCTGGGAGAATGCGCTTTGATATTGTCTTAAACAATCTAGCCGGTTGGGCATGGACAATTAAAGAAATCAAGATGAACAGCGACGGTACACCTTGGCGTCCCCTAGTGCATTTATTGGATATCTGCAAAGCAATTATCTGTACCTTAGAAGCTCCGCGTGATGTAATTCACAACCAAATTTTCAATGTCGGTGATACAAATAGCAACTATCAAGTCAAACAAATTGCTCAAATAGTTGCAGAAGTTTTTACAGATTGTAAATTGAGCTTTGGTAAACACGATCCTGACAATCGCAGCTATCGGGTTTTATTTCATAAAATTAACCAAAATTTACCAGGATTCAAATGTGAATGGGATGCCCAGCGCGGTGCCCAACAACTATATAATGTCTTCCAGCAAATTGATATGGATAGAGGAATATTTGAGTCGAGAGGTTTTACTCGTCTGAAACAACTGGAATACCTCATTCGCACTCAGCAAATCAATCAAGATTTCTTCTGGCAGAGTGTTTAA
- a CDS encoding tetratricopeptide repeat protein, translated as MATITESLQIASKHHRANDLTKAEQVYRQILEKQPNHPEALYGLGILSQQVGKFQNAEQLLNALLQIQPNSVKGWFSLGNLHQAQSQLPAAVEAYQQAIALQTDSAPLYNNLGYTLQLQGKWEEAVACYQKALELQPNCTEAEANLGNALHAQGKLSCQQQAQYAALNNQLGRSRQQAKDLKNAVACYRTAIALQPDFLDAYYNLGVALQEQGDLEEALVSYQKVLELNPDNGEIYLKLGKIYQDQKKLSEAISAYQQGLKLINPHYLKAFVADAGTEKAEEVPITPELPQEEVIVRNYKFPKIPAVAASEKKRPFWSVVIPAYKRTDYLLECLASVLAQWTGEEEMEILVMDNASTPPLFDLVNAIGRGIVSYYRNSQNIGLAGNHNTGIILSRGQWIHILHDDDYVLPGFYSQLKESLENCSDSVGAAFTGFDNINEKGVFLSKGDIFYWYGENRGIIQNWLLQIGVTNPLRPSAIVIRRQTYEKIGGYCSELSDLNGWELCKRIATFYDCWYEPKILACYRLDTSLYAQKMSNELFATGNHAVFLRRAIEITESYLPADLCTEITTNARSYNFEYLLENRVIFPLMSGNMTGALRILQEALKIDRSPEAVAKLFAWLTKDEAAPLRNEIAAKLLAIPQENIPDNIPIELKSPQTAIAP; from the coding sequence ATGGCAACAATTACAGAATCTCTCCAAATAGCATCGAAACATCATAGAGCCAATGATTTAACCAAAGCTGAACAAGTGTACCGTCAGATTCTGGAAAAACAGCCTAACCATCCAGAAGCTTTATATGGGTTAGGCATACTGTCACAGCAGGTTGGTAAGTTTCAAAATGCTGAACAGTTGTTGAATGCACTCCTCCAGATTCAGCCCAACTCCGTCAAGGGTTGGTTCAGTCTAGGTAACTTACATCAAGCCCAAAGTCAGTTACCAGCAGCTGTGGAAGCATATCAGCAAGCTATAGCGCTACAGACAGATTCAGCGCCACTTTATAATAATCTGGGCTATACTTTGCAACTACAAGGCAAATGGGAAGAGGCAGTTGCTTGCTATCAAAAAGCCTTAGAGTTACAGCCCAACTGTACTGAAGCTGAGGCAAATTTGGGTAACGCATTGCACGCCCAAGGAAAGCTCTCTTGCCAACAACAGGCTCAATACGCAGCGTTAAACAATCAGTTGGGCAGAAGTCGGCAACAAGCAAAAGATTTAAAGAATGCTGTAGCTTGCTATCGAACTGCGATCGCTTTACAGCCTGATTTCCTCGATGCTTACTATAACTTGGGAGTTGCCCTTCAAGAACAAGGTGATTTGGAAGAGGCACTAGTCTCTTATCAAAAAGTATTGGAACTGAATCCTGACAACGGAGAAATTTACCTGAAATTAGGCAAAATTTACCAAGATCAAAAAAAATTATCAGAGGCAATATCTGCCTATCAACAAGGGTTAAAGCTCATCAATCCCCACTATCTCAAAGCATTTGTAGCTGATGCTGGAACGGAAAAAGCTGAGGAAGTACCGATTACACCAGAGCTTCCTCAAGAGGAAGTAATTGTGAGAAACTATAAATTTCCCAAAATTCCAGCTGTTGCGGCTAGTGAAAAAAAGAGGCCATTTTGGAGTGTGGTGATTCCTGCATATAAACGTACTGACTATCTTCTCGAATGTCTAGCTAGTGTTTTAGCACAATGGACTGGAGAAGAGGAGATGGAAATTCTGGTAATGGACAATGCCAGTACGCCACCACTTTTCGATCTAGTGAATGCTATTGGCAGAGGTATAGTAAGTTACTACCGGAATTCGCAAAATATTGGGTTAGCGGGAAACCATAATACAGGTATTATCCTCAGTCGAGGGCAATGGATTCACATACTTCACGATGATGATTATGTTCTCCCTGGTTTTTATTCCCAACTCAAGGAGAGTTTGGAGAATTGTTCGGATTCTGTTGGAGCAGCTTTCACAGGTTTTGATAATATTAACGAAAAAGGGGTGTTTCTTTCCAAAGGGGATATTTTTTACTGGTATGGAGAGAACAGAGGTATTATTCAAAATTGGCTGTTGCAAATTGGAGTGACAAATCCGTTGAGACCCTCGGCAATAGTTATTCGTCGGCAAACCTATGAAAAAATAGGGGGATATTGCTCTGAGTTGAGCGATCTTAACGGGTGGGAACTGTGTAAACGTATTGCTACTTTTTATGATTGTTGGTATGAACCGAAAATTTTGGCTTGTTATCGCCTAGATACAAGTTTGTACGCTCAGAAAATGTCGAATGAGCTTTTTGCGACAGGAAATCACGCAGTATTTCTCCGCCGTGCCATCGAGATTACAGAGAGCTATCTTCCTGCCGATCTTTGTACAGAGATTACAACAAATGCCCGGAGCTATAACTTTGAATATCTTCTAGAAAACAGGGTAATCTTTCCTCTGATGTCTGGTAATATGACTGGTGCTTTGCGTATTCTCCAAGAGGCTTTAAAAATCGATCGGTCTCCGGAAGCAGTAGCAAAGTTATTTGCTTGGTTGACTAAAGATGAAGCAGCTCCCTTACGAAATGAGATTGCTGCCAAGTTGCTTGCTATTCCTCAAGAAAATATTCCAGACAATATTCCTATTGAATTAAAATCCCCACAAACTGCGATCGCACCATAG
- a CDS encoding tetratricopeptide repeat protein — protein sequence MNTTNISESKVKSLIEIAVQKHQSGQKDEAELLDKTEVAEILELAVQQQRDNSLVEAELLYIQVLEKQPDNPEALYGLGMLAQQIGQPQTAEQWLSAASQVQPDSVKTWFSLGNLRLAQEQFSEAEKAYRQALVLLPNSLPIYNNLGYTLQQQGLFEEAINYYQKALELKPDFIEAEVSLGNALHAQGKLSSNQQMHYAQLNNQLGIARKKALDLKNAITCHKQAIALKPDLLEAHYNLGLALQAQGQLEEAIASYQRTLELNPNYGEAYLNLGKIYQQQNNLTEAISAYQQGLKLINPHYAKALAATQALENTDEIPVTPLYPQGEVQIGKYYFPLIPPVSETGDKRPFWSVVIPAYQRTDYLLECLVSVLAEWSGTEEMEILVIDDASTPPLYQLVNAIGRGIVRYYRNPQNLRQQGTWNAGVSNSRGLWIHLLHDDDYVLPGFYTRLKQSLEGCPDSVGAAFTGYENINETREITFRQQLYGTYKGIVSDLLLYVGVANPLNPPAVVIRRTTYERLGGYHPELTSTLDWEIYKRIATFYDWWYEPEILVHYRVHSQSMRTELSLSGDRVASIRRSIEISESYLPADLCVKITAQSRKHYFINCLADTEIPLEAGHLTGAFRTLEEILKIDRSAESLAQLFAWLRTDIATPLRDEIAFRLISLPLNN from the coding sequence ATGAATACTACAAACATTTCAGAATCTAAAGTTAAATCTCTTATTGAAATTGCAGTACAGAAGCATCAGTCAGGTCAAAAAGATGAAGCTGAATTGCTAGATAAAACAGAAGTAGCTGAAATCCTTGAACTAGCAGTTCAACAGCAACGAGACAATAGTTTAGTGGAAGCAGAACTGCTATATATTCAAGTTTTGGAAAAACAACCTGACAACCCCGAAGCTTTATATGGTTTAGGGATGTTGGCGCAGCAGATAGGACAACCCCAAACAGCTGAACAGTGGCTAAGTGCAGCTTCGCAAGTTCAACCAGATTCTGTTAAGACTTGGTTCAGTTTAGGTAATTTGCGTTTAGCTCAGGAACAGTTTTCAGAAGCAGAGAAAGCTTATCGGCAAGCTTTAGTTTTATTACCTAACTCCCTGCCAATTTACAATAACTTGGGCTATACTCTGCAACAACAAGGATTATTTGAAGAAGCGATTAACTATTATCAAAAAGCTCTAGAGTTAAAGCCAGACTTTATAGAAGCAGAGGTTAGTTTGGGTAATGCGTTACACGCTCAAGGTAAGCTCTCCAGCAATCAACAAATGCACTATGCACAATTAAATAATCAATTGGGTATTGCCCGGAAAAAAGCTCTTGATTTGAAAAATGCTATTACTTGTCACAAGCAAGCGATCGCACTCAAGCCAGATTTGTTAGAAGCTCATTATAACTTGGGGTTGGCGCTGCAAGCACAAGGACAATTAGAAGAGGCGATCGCATCCTACCAACGAACCTTGGAACTTAATCCCAACTATGGAGAAGCTTACCTCAACTTAGGCAAAATTTACCAACAGCAGAACAATTTAACAGAGGCAATTTCTGCTTATCAACAAGGGTTAAAGCTGATTAATCCCCACTATGCCAAAGCATTAGCAGCTACCCAAGCACTTGAGAACACAGATGAAATACCAGTAACTCCCCTGTATCCTCAAGGGGAAGTGCAAATAGGTAAGTATTACTTCCCACTAATCCCTCCAGTATCCGAAACAGGAGACAAGCGACCTTTTTGGAGTGTGGTTATTCCAGCATATCAACGTACTGACTATCTGCTAGAGTGTTTGGTCAGCGTCCTAGCTGAATGGTCAGGTACTGAAGAAATGGAAATACTTGTGATTGATGATGCAAGTACGCCACCTCTATATCAACTAGTAAATGCGATCGGACGAGGAATAGTACGCTATTACCGCAATCCGCAAAATCTCAGACAGCAAGGAACTTGGAATGCAGGAGTTAGTAATAGTCGAGGATTGTGGATTCATTTACTTCATGATGATGACTATGTGTTGCCAGGTTTTTATACTCGCCTCAAGCAGAGTCTAGAAGGTTGTCCAGATTCCGTTGGAGCAGCTTTTACAGGTTATGAAAATATCAATGAAACAAGAGAAATTACTTTCCGCCAACAATTATACGGCACATATAAAGGTATAGTTTCAGACTTATTGCTATATGTTGGTGTCGCAAACCCATTGAATCCACCTGCTGTTGTGATTCGTCGAACAACCTATGAACGGCTAGGTGGATATCATCCAGAATTAACCTCTACTCTCGACTGGGAAATCTACAAACGGATCGCCACCTTCTATGATTGGTGGTACGAGCCAGAAATTTTGGTTCATTATCGCGTGCATTCCCAAAGTATGAGAACTGAACTTTCCTTATCTGGAGATCGGGTAGCATCTATTCGTCGTTCTATTGAGATTTCTGAGAGCTATCTTCCAGCCGATCTTTGTGTAAAAATTACAGCACAATCACGTAAACATTACTTCATTAATTGTTTAGCAGATACAGAAATTCCTCTTGAGGCTGGTCATTTGACTGGCGCTTTTCGCACCCTTGAAGAGATTCTCAAAATCGATCGGTCTGCTGAGTCACTAGCGCAGTTATTTGCTTGGCTGAGAACAGATATTGCCACTCCTCTGAGGGATGAGATCGCCTTCAGATTGATCTCTTTGCCTCTAAACAATTAG
- a CDS encoding calcium-binding protein, with amino-acid sequence MASRVSLRLTPQKLLSFNGRVNLNNRPDPKPDPNPNFVTAEGDATFSNYSEGASGVLTATQTDALVSGGVSAAIAEAQASFDPTFSSLFTQAAVVGLDGQFEGTSNSEAKVLASFAVGRNEDFSFDFSADLELAAKEIENPDVEYNKGQSTSTFLVLDTTNPNKAKVLDYFGIQGKLVSSEQIGNLTFGRSRNVTIDSRDKDSDIDNDNGTDFLNGSAVGTYERNFNRNTNLTIVKINTSSVELAGDTLIGNLGKDVIYGTIRKDNLTGTNGADKLYASLGNDKLFGNRGNDVLDAGQGNDSLNGGDGNDTLYGGLGNDLLNGGSGNDVLVGGDGNDTFTFKRTDILLKNDFDVIQDFQVGVDKLVLDGWGSQDNITDTKDGALLTLNSLSLVNSLSLINNPQESILFSNLSASDISSVI; translated from the coding sequence ATGGCATCAAGAGTAAGTCTAAGACTGACACCTCAAAAGTTACTTTCTTTCAATGGTAGAGTTAATCTCAATAACAGGCCCGATCCCAAGCCCGATCCTAATCCTAATTTTGTTACCGCTGAAGGGGATGCTACTTTTTCCAACTACAGTGAAGGTGCTTCAGGAGTTTTAACTGCTACCCAGACGGATGCATTAGTTTCAGGTGGCGTGAGTGCTGCTATTGCTGAGGCTCAAGCAAGTTTTGACCCAACTTTTTCATCACTTTTCACTCAGGCTGCTGTTGTTGGATTAGATGGTCAGTTTGAAGGTACTTCCAACAGCGAAGCAAAGGTACTTGCTAGTTTTGCGGTTGGCCGTAATGAAGATTTCTCTTTTGATTTTTCAGCAGATTTAGAACTGGCAGCCAAAGAAATTGAAAATCCTGATGTTGAATATAACAAGGGTCAGTCAACAAGCACTTTTTTGGTGTTAGATACCACAAATCCTAACAAGGCTAAAGTTTTAGATTATTTTGGCATCCAGGGTAAATTAGTCTCCTCCGAGCAAATCGGCAATCTAACATTTGGTCGTAGTCGCAATGTCACAATCGACAGTCGTGATAAAGATTCTGATATTGATAACGACAATGGTACTGACTTCTTGAATGGTAGTGCTGTTGGTACTTATGAGCGGAATTTTAATCGTAATACTAACCTAACTATAGTCAAAATTAATACTAGTTCTGTTGAATTGGCAGGAGATACTTTAATCGGCAACCTGGGTAAAGATGTTATCTATGGCACGATTCGCAAGGATAATCTGACGGGAACCAACGGGGCGGACAAACTTTATGCCAGCTTGGGAAATGATAAGCTATTTGGAAACAGAGGTAATGATGTCCTCGACGCAGGCCAAGGTAATGATTCGCTAAATGGTGGCGATGGCAATGATACACTCTATGGCGGTTTAGGCAATGATCTTCTGAACGGTGGTAGTGGTAATGATGTCTTGGTTGGTGGCGATGGTAATGACACATTTACTTTCAAACGTACCGATATCTTGTTGAAAAATGACTTTGATGTTATTCAAGATTTCCAGGTTGGTGTTGATAAACTTGTATTAGATGGCTGGGGAAGTCAAGATAATATAACAGATACCAAAGATGGCGCTCTTCTCACCTTAAATTCTTTGTCTCTCGTTAATTCTTTGTCTCTCATTAATAATCCTCAAGAAAGCATACTATTTTCAAACCTGAGTGCCAGTGACATCAGCTCGGTAATATAA
- a CDS encoding tetratricopeptide repeat protein: protein MVTELVEVWGLLILNLEQSDVTTIPEALQLAGQYHQAKRFTQAEEIYHQIIEVDPKQSEALYGLGLLAQQRGQYQNAEQFFQAALQLQPEVGEIHNSLGFTLQQQGKLEEAIACYKKALEILPDSIEVQININNILHIQGNLSPEEQVHYAKLNEQFGLGRQQAGDFKIAELYYRQAIALQPDFVSSHTHLGEVLQKQGRLNDAINSYQQAIKIKPDYHQVYHNLGCLFEEKGKFEEAIEAYEKALSIQPDFAITYNNLGYILRQQNRFDAAIESFQQAIKIKPDIDYIYCNLGLVFRDINKTEAAVQAFEQAVKLTPNYDMAKFGVCMSQLPIIYSSVDEISFRRNQYQQHLQNLAKYYELTNQEERAKASEAVGTFQPFYLAYQGLNDQDLQRTYGEMIFQIMSSRYPQNCQPLVLPNLDKNQKVRIGIVSGFLSSHSNWKIPIKGWVENIDRSEFELFGYYTGDKTDNSTVSAAKAFDKLVQGDRSVEEWCEVITKDKLHILILPEFGMDPMALKLGCLRLAPIQMTSWGHPETSGLPTIDYYLSSDLMEPENAQEHYTEKLVRLPNLSIYYIPLAIQPEEIKKPDIGLKEDDIFFWCCQSLYKYLPNHDDVFPSIAKELRNAKFVFIKNSSEEATEVFRQRLNHAFAALGLDYQNHCLFLPTLNNKKFAGTTALADVFLDSIGWSGCNSTLESIAHNIPVVTLPGELMRGRHSLAILQMMGIEETIASNQAEYVKIAIRLGKDAKYRQHISQQVAENKHKLYGDLKPVRALEDFLLQLVNKPRQFDAKDVAELFQLALEHHRANRLDAAEQLYRQVIEKQPDYSEALYGLGMLAQQKGALQEAQKHLSAASQVQPNSVKIWFSLGNLLQGQGQLPEAEAAYQKAIVLRPDAGTIYNNLGYTLQQQGKWEEAIASYQKALEFQPNCTEAEINLGNALFAQGRLSAEKQAYYAELNYQLGMTRKQAADWQTAGVYYRAAIALKPDLVEAHYNLGVVLQQQGEIEEAIACYQKALEFNAQHQEANMNLAQIYQTQHQEVTQFDSLKIYG, encoded by the coding sequence ATGGTTACTGAGCTTGTCGAAGTATGGGGATTGTTAATTTTGAATTTGGAGCAAAGCGACGTGACCACAATTCCTGAGGCTCTCCAACTCGCTGGTCAATATCACCAAGCCAAGCGCTTCACCCAAGCCGAAGAGATTTATCATCAAATTATAGAGGTAGATCCCAAGCAGTCAGAGGCATTATATGGATTAGGTCTGCTGGCACAGCAGCGAGGACAATATCAAAATGCAGAACAATTTTTTCAAGCAGCTCTGCAATTACAACCAGAAGTAGGGGAAATACATAACAGCTTGGGGTTTACTCTGCAACAACAGGGTAAACTAGAAGAAGCGATCGCCTGTTATAAAAAAGCACTGGAAATTCTCCCTGATAGCATAGAAGTGCAAATCAATATTAATAATATTCTCCACATTCAAGGAAACCTGTCACCAGAAGAACAAGTCCACTACGCAAAGTTGAATGAGCAGTTTGGTTTAGGTAGGCAACAGGCAGGCGATTTCAAGATAGCAGAGTTATATTATCGGCAAGCTATTGCATTACAGCCAGATTTTGTATCATCTCATACTCATTTAGGAGAAGTACTCCAAAAGCAAGGGCGATTAAATGATGCCATCAATTCTTACCAACAAGCAATAAAAATTAAACCAGACTATCATCAAGTCTATCACAACTTAGGGTGTCTTTTCGAGGAGAAAGGAAAATTTGAAGAAGCAATAGAAGCTTACGAAAAAGCTTTAAGCATTCAACCTGATTTTGCAATCACCTATAACAATTTGGGATATATTCTCAGGCAACAGAATAGATTTGATGCTGCCATAGAATCCTTTCAACAAGCTATTAAAATTAAACCTGATATTGATTACATCTATTGCAACTTAGGACTAGTATTTAGAGATATTAACAAAACAGAGGCGGCAGTCCAGGCATTCGAGCAAGCCGTCAAGTTAACGCCAAACTATGATATGGCTAAATTTGGTGTTTGTATGAGCCAACTGCCAATTATCTATTCTAGTGTTGATGAAATTTCATTCAGGCGAAATCAGTATCAACAGCATTTGCAAAATTTAGCTAAATATTATGAATTAACTAATCAGGAAGAACGGGCAAAAGCATCTGAAGCTGTGGGAACATTTCAGCCTTTTTATTTGGCATATCAAGGCTTAAATGACCAAGATTTACAGCGAACTTATGGGGAAATGATTTTCCAGATTATGTCGAGTCGCTATCCCCAAAATTGCCAGCCGCTTGTTCTGCCTAATTTAGATAAAAATCAAAAGGTTCGTATTGGTATTGTCTCTGGGTTTTTATCTAGTCATTCTAATTGGAAAATCCCTATTAAAGGTTGGGTAGAAAATATAGATCGAAGTGAGTTTGAATTATTTGGTTATTACACTGGGGACAAAACAGATAATTCAACAGTTAGTGCCGCCAAGGCTTTTGATAAATTGGTTCAAGGTGATCGTTCAGTTGAAGAATGGTGTGAGGTAATAACAAAAGATAAATTACATATCTTGATTTTACCAGAATTTGGGATGGACCCAATGGCATTAAAACTAGGTTGTCTGAGATTAGCGCCAATTCAAATGACATCTTGGGGACACCCTGAAACGAGTGGACTTCCAACAATTGATTATTACTTGAGCAGTGACTTAATGGAACCAGAAAATGCTCAAGAACATTATACAGAAAAATTAGTTAGATTACCCAATCTATCTATTTATTACATACCTTTAGCAATTCAACCCGAAGAAATTAAGAAACCAGATATAGGTTTAAAAGAGGATGATATTTTCTTTTGGTGTTGTCAGTCATTATATAAATATTTGCCTAATCATGATGATGTTTTTCCCTCTATTGCTAAAGAGTTAAGAAATGCTAAGTTTGTATTTATTAAAAACTCAAGTGAAGAGGCTACAGAAGTATTTCGCCAGCGCTTAAACCATGCTTTTGCAGCATTAGGGTTGGATTATCAAAATCATTGTTTATTTTTGCCTACACTAAATAATAAGAAGTTTGCTGGGACTACAGCCTTAGCAGATGTTTTTTTAGATAGTATTGGTTGGTCTGGATGTAACTCCACCCTCGAATCTATTGCTCATAATATACCGGTTGTCACTTTACCAGGAGAGCTGATGCGGGGACGGCATTCTCTGGCAATTTTGCAGATGATGGGTATAGAAGAGACGATCGCTTCAAATCAAGCAGAATATGTAAAAATCGCTATCCGTCTGGGGAAAGATGCCAAATATCGGCAACATATCTCCCAACAAGTTGCAGAAAATAAACATAAATTATATGGCGATTTAAAGCCAGTCAGAGCGCTGGAAGATTTTCTTTTGCAGCTGGTTAATAAACCAAGGCAATTTGACGCTAAAGATGTTGCTGAACTCTTTCAACTTGCACTTGAACATCATCGAGCTAATCGCCTAGATGCAGCCGAACAGCTATATCGTCAGGTAATAGAAAAACAACCAGACTATTCAGAAGCATTATACGGTTTAGGAATGTTGGCACAGCAGAAAGGTGCGTTACAGGAAGCCCAAAAGCATTTGAGTGCAGCTTCGCAAGTTCAGCCTAACTCTGTGAAAATTTGGTTTAGTTTAGGCAATTTGCTGCAAGGCCAAGGACAGTTACCAGAAGCTGAAGCAGCTTACCAAAAAGCTATTGTTTTGCGACCAGATGCAGGGACAATTTACAACAATTTGGGCTACACCTTGCAACAACAAGGTAAGTGGGAAGAAGCGATCGCATCTTATCAAAAAGCTCTGGAATTTCAGCCCAACTGCACAGAAGCGGAAATCAATTTAGGAAATGCACTTTTTGCCCAAGGGAGGCTTTCAGCAGAGAAACAAGCCTATTATGCTGAATTGAATTATCAGCTGGGCATGACTCGCAAACAAGCAGCTGATTGGCAAACTGCTGGTGTTTACTATCGAGCTGCGATCGCACTCAAGCCTGATTTAGTAGAAGCTCATTATAACTTGGGGGTGGTACTGCAACAACAAGGAGAGATAGAAGAAGCGATCGCTTGCTATCAAAAAGCTTTGGAGTTCAATGCTCAACACCAGGAAGCCAACATGAATTTAGCACAGATTTACCAAACCCAGCACCAAGAAGTTACACAATTTGACTCACTAAAAATTTATGGTTAA
- a CDS encoding peptidylprolyl isomerase, translating into MPHNLNISTSDIIHSLKLSCQIPAVVEAIASQSIITEAAQAAGITVTPEELQQEGDDLRFAKKLVKAKDTWSWLEKHHLSVDEFEELAYNNILSRKLANHLFSNQLEKHFYEHQLDYIAAVTYEVVFEDRDLALELFYALEEGEINFPDIARLYISESEARRAYGYKGLRYRKDFRPEIAAAVFAAAPPEALKPITTPKGVYLIWVEEVIQPQLDEQLRQKIITESFSDWLKQQITAMKIVTQIDSDGSQEELIDTLFTKTK; encoded by the coding sequence ATGCCCCACAATCTGAACATTTCCACTTCAGATATCATTCACAGTCTGAAACTCTCCTGTCAGATACCTGCTGTTGTGGAAGCGATCGCATCGCAAAGTATTATTACCGAAGCAGCTCAAGCGGCAGGAATTACAGTCACACCAGAAGAACTACAGCAAGAAGGAGATGACTTACGGTTCGCCAAGAAGCTTGTTAAAGCTAAAGACACCTGGTCATGGCTAGAAAAACACCACCTGTCTGTAGATGAGTTTGAAGAATTAGCCTACAACAACATCCTTTCGCGGAAGTTAGCGAATCATCTATTTTCCAATCAACTGGAAAAGCACTTTTACGAACATCAGCTAGATTATATCGCCGCCGTTACCTACGAAGTTGTCTTCGAGGATCGAGACTTGGCTTTAGAGCTTTTTTATGCCCTAGAAGAAGGCGAAATCAATTTTCCAGATATTGCTCGTCTATATATCTCAGAATCAGAAGCCCGTCGTGCTTATGGATACAAAGGACTCCGATACCGCAAAGATTTTCGTCCAGAAATTGCAGCCGCTGTATTTGCTGCTGCACCACCAGAAGCTCTCAAACCGATAACAACTCCCAAGGGAGTGTATTTAATTTGGGTGGAAGAAGTCATTCAACCCCAATTAGATGAACAGTTGCGCCAAAAAATCATTACAGAATCCTTTTCTGATTGGTTAAAGCAACAAATCACCGCTATGAAAATAGTTACTCAAATAGACTCAGACGGTTCACAAGAGGAATTAATAGATACGTTATTCACCAAGACTAAATAA